TATATCTACAAATTTTAAAAGAGGTAAAAGATAACGAGAGGGTTAGGTGACGTGAATAATATTTGGCAGGAAATTTTAGATGTAGTAGAAGAAAAAATGGGAAAACCTACAGTAGAAGCTTTCTTAAAACCTTCTAGAGCAATAATAAATAAAGAAGACAATAAATTAACATTAATTGTACCTAATGAATTTATAAAAACTTATATAGAACAGAAATCCGGCAAATTAAAAAATATAATTGAAGACATATTAGAAGGAGAAAATCTAAAATTAAGCTTAGAAGTAGATGAATCCATAGGTAATCTAAGTCAGGAAGAATATTTAGAAAACAATAATAAAGTTGAAAAAAATGAACAAAAAGGTTTTTTATCAAAATATACATTTGAAACTTTTGTGGTTGGCCCTGGAAATAGAATGGCACACGCTGCTTCTCTTGCAGTAGCTGACAATCCTGGAAAAGCTTATAATCCACTCTTTATTTATGGGGGTGCAGGACTAGGAAAAACACACCTACTTCAAGCAATTGCTACAACAATAAGAAGTAAAAAACCAAATTTATATATCTTATATATAACAAGTGAAAAATTCACTAACGAGTTCATAAACGCTATAAAAGACGATAAGATCAATTCATTTCAAGAACATTATAGAAACATAGACATACTACTAGTAGATGACATACAATTCATAGCCGGAAAGGAAAGAACTCAAGAAGAGTTTTTCCACACCTTTAATACTTTATACGAATCAGGCAAACAAATAGTCTTATCATCTGATAGACCTCCAAAAGAAATTAGAACCTTAGAAGAAAGATTAAGAACAAGATTTGAAATGGGGTTAATTGCAGATATACAGCCTCCAGATTTAGAAACTAGGATCGCAATATTGCAAAAAAAAGCTGAAATTGAAAATATCGATATAGATCCAGAAGCCTTAGTATTAATCGCTGAAAAAGTCGCTTCAAACATAAGAGAATTAGAAGGCGTGCTTACAAAATCTATGGCACTTTGCTCCATTAATCAAGAATCAAGAATAACTATAAAACATGCCCAAGAAGCTCTTAAGAATATAGAGGATAACAAATTAAACAATTTACCAACCATGGATGAAATTGCCATAGCAGTATCAAAAGTAATGCAAATCAAATTAGAAGATTTAAAGAGTAGAGGAAGAAAAAGTCATCAGGCAAACGCAAGACAGATTGCAATGTATCTATGTAGAGAAATGACAAAAAATTCACTTCCACAAATAGGCGAATATTTCGGTAGAGATCATTCAACAGTAATACACGCATATGAAAGAATAAAAGAAGATATTAATAAAGATCAAACTTTAAAAAGAATAATAGAACAAATAAGATCTTTTTTAAAATCAGTTTGAAAAAAGCTTTACTTATCAACAAATGTTGATAACTTGTGGATAACTTGTTAATATTATGTGGATAAATGTTAATAAAAGGTTAATAACTTCAAGATCAATAAAAATTATCCACATATTAAATAATTAATAAACAAGTTTTTAACAATTAAAATCGCTTTACTATGCGAAAAAAATAAGTTATCAACATATCCACAAGAACTATTATTATTACTTAAAAAGGAGTTAGATAATGAGAGAAATTAAAGACAATGTTAATAACCAAGAAAACCAAGAAAAAATAAGACTCGAATTGCAAACAAAAGAATTAAATAAGATAATTCAAGATCTTTCAAAAAACATAAAAAAACATCCTGTAGAAATACTAAGAAATATCCAAATCTCAGCACAAGATAAACATATAATATTTAGATCAACAGATCTAGAAGTAGAAATAACCTATTTTTTTGAAACGGAACAAGAAATAAAGATAGATCCAATACTCATTGAATCAAATGAACTATCAAATCTAATAAAAAATTATCCAAACGAAAAAATAAACTTTGAATTTCAAAACGAAAAACTCATAATAGAAGGAGAAGACTTATCGGCAACAATACCGCTAAAACAAGATCCAAACTTTCCAGACCCAATAGACACTTCAAAAGCACAACCTAAATCAATTAACTTTAATTTAATAAAACAGGCTATTGAAAAAGTCATAAGTTCAAGTTCACAGAGTTCAGACTCAAAAATGAGCGGAGTTAATTTTAAAACAAAAGAAAAAACTCTCACTATAGCAGCTACAGACGGCTTCAGACTAGCAATATTCAAAATAAATTTAGACGAAGAGATAGATATGAATTTTACAATATCAAAAAAATGTGCACAAGAAGTTATAAAATTCGACGCTACAGTTCCTATATCATATCAAACACAAACACACTGGGTTTTATCTACACATGAAAAAATGCTCTCAGTAAAAAAGCTAAACTATGAATATCCAAACTATGAGAAAGCCATCCCAAGTGACAATAAATACAAATTCTATATTAACAGAGAAGATTTTATAAAAAAACTGATATTTACTTCATCACAGTCTGAAATAGTAAAGATATCCCTAAAAGACAACACACTAAACATCCAATCATCAGATTCAAGAATAAAAACGAAAACATTAATAAAATCCGTAGAAGAAGTTAAAGACATAGAATTTCTTTTCAAATCATCATATCTAATTGACGGACTCAAAATATTTGACGAAGAGGAAGTATTATTTACATACAAGGACGAAAATAAACCAATAACTCTTGAAAATAATATAAATACAACTTATATAACTTTACCTGCAAGACCAGAAAGATAAAAATTAAGAATGATATTAGAAATACATCATTTCAGAAACTTTGAACATAATACTTTTAATCTTAGTAAAAAAAACCTGATTATAGGAGAGAATGCATCTGGAAAAACAAATCTTCTTGAAGCAATATACTTAACTCTTAGAGGAAAAACAAAAAATAACATACCAAACCAAAATCTAATACAATTCTCAAGAGAAAGCGCGCTTATAAGAAACACTGTTTATGGAAAAAGAATAGAAATTATGATGAATAACAAAAATAAAATTTTAAAAATAAATGACAAAAAATTAAATTCAAGTATAAAGTTGTGGCAATATTTTAAAGTCTTTTATATAAATCTATTTGATTCTTTACTTTTATCACAAGAACCAAAAAACAAAAGAAAATTTCTCGATGAAATTATAATTAACATAAATCCAGAGAAGATCAAACTTTATAAAGATCTCAAAATTTTAAACACACAAAAAAACTACGTCTTAAAAAACAAAACAGACAAAGAACTTATTAAAAGCTATGATATAAAGTTAACACAATTATCACAAGAAATATCAAATTTAAGAGAAGAAGTTTTGAATAACGTAATCTTAAATACTAAAAAACTCCTTAAAGAAGAAAGTATACAAATAAAGTTTTATAAAAGTTTAGAATCAAAAGAAATAAAAAATAAAGAAATTATTGAAGCTAAAACCAAAAGAAACATAATAAACCCTTCTAGAGATAACTTTTCAGTAAAAATTAGAAATATAGATTCATCCTTTTTATCTACCGGTGAAATTAAAAAATTTTCACTAGCACTACACCTTGCAAAAATAAGTATTTTTAAAGAACATAATTGTGTTTCACTATTTGATGAAATTAACTCTTTTCTAGATAAGGCAAATTTAGATATACTTTTAAAATGGCTCCAGAAAATAGATGGTTATGTTATTGTCACATCCACATCCGAATTGGATCTAGAAAATTTTGATAAGATTTTTTTATAATTAGATTCATGGATAAAATAGATTCCATAATTTTAAATCAAATACCAAAAAATTTAAGGCAGTGTTTTATTATAGAAAAAAATTGGCACGAAATAGTAGGTTTAAAGTTATCAAAGATATCTAAACCAATAAAGCTATCAAATAAAACTCTTGTTATTTCTACAACTCACCCTATAATAAGTAGAGAGATTTCACTTTATTCAAATATAATTATAGATAGAGTTAAAAAAAAATTAAACATAGCTATAGAAAATTTAAAATTTAAAACTTCAAATTTTGAAACAAACGAGGAGGAAGAGGTAAAAGAAAAGGAAAAAAGACAAGCTGTTAATATAAACTATCCCGATTTTTTTATAGAGATAAAGGATGAAAACATTAGAAAAAAAGTATTAAATATATATAAAACACTAAAAATAAAAGAAAATAAAGGCAACAAAGGAGATGAATAAACTTATGAAATATACTTCAAAGGATATCGTAGTTCTGGAGGGAATGGAAGCAGTAAGAAAAAGACCAGGAATGTATATTGGTTCAATTGGGATCAAAGGTCTATTACACTTAGTATATGAAGTAGTAGATAACTCTGTAGACGAATTTATGGCAGGATATTGCAAAAAAATATCTGTAACAATCCATAAATCAAATTATGTAACTATAGAAGATGACGGTAGAGGAATACCAACAGACATACACGAACAAACAAACAAAAACGCTCTTGAACTAGTACTAACTACACTTCATGCTGGTGGAAAATTCAATGATAAGGTCTATAAAGTATCTGGTGGATTACACGGAGTTGGAGTATCAGTGGTAAATGCTCTATCAGAAAGGTTCATTGCAACTGTATATAGAGACGGAAAAATTTTTACACAGGAATTCTCCCGAGGTAATCCTGTATCAGAAATTAAAATAATAGGTGAAAGTGATAAACACGGAACAAAAATAAAATTCTTACCAGATAAGGAAATTTTTAAAGACATAACCTGGGATACAGACGAACTAAAGGCAAGATTTCAAGAAATTGCATTTTTAAATCCAGGTCTAGAAATAGTATTTTCTGACGAAAGAATTGGTGAAAAAGAAACCTTTTATGATGAAAAAGGTATATTGGGTTTCGTTGAATATTTAAACAAAAATTCAAAACCTTTATATTCCCCACCTATAGTTATCCAGGGCGAATATGAAGAGGTTTACGTCGATATAGCACTCCAACACGTTGATTCAACCTATGAAAATATAATTTGTTTTGCAAATAACATTGCTACTAAAGAAGGAGGATCGCATTTAACTGCATTCAAAAATTCTCTAACAAAATTAACTAATCAATATGCAAAGGATAAAAAGATTCTCAAAGAAGATGAAAACTTTCAAGGAGAGGATATTAGAAGCGGACTAACAGCAGTAATTTCAGTAAAATTAAAAGAACCATTATTTGAAGGTCAAACAAAAACCAAACTTTCTTCTTTAGAGGCTAAAAATGCAGTAGAGAAGCTTATGGAAAAATTCATAATAGAATTAGAATCAAAACCGGAAGTAGCCAA
Above is a genomic segment from Thermodesulfobium narugense DSM 14796 containing:
- the dnaA gene encoding chromosomal replication initiator protein DnaA — encoded protein: MTRGLGDVNNIWQEILDVVEEKMGKPTVEAFLKPSRAIINKEDNKLTLIVPNEFIKTYIEQKSGKLKNIIEDILEGENLKLSLEVDESIGNLSQEEYLENNNKVEKNEQKGFLSKYTFETFVVGPGNRMAHAASLAVADNPGKAYNPLFIYGGAGLGKTHLLQAIATTIRSKKPNLYILYITSEKFTNEFINAIKDDKINSFQEHYRNIDILLVDDIQFIAGKERTQEEFFHTFNTLYESGKQIVLSSDRPPKEIRTLEERLRTRFEMGLIADIQPPDLETRIAILQKKAEIENIDIDPEALVLIAEKVASNIRELEGVLTKSMALCSINQESRITIKHAQEALKNIEDNKLNNLPTMDEIAIAVSKVMQIKLEDLKSRGRKSHQANARQIAMYLCREMTKNSLPQIGEYFGRDHSTVIHAYERIKEDINKDQTLKRIIEQIRSFLKSV
- the dnaN gene encoding DNA polymerase III subunit beta: MREIKDNVNNQENQEKIRLELQTKELNKIIQDLSKNIKKHPVEILRNIQISAQDKHIIFRSTDLEVEITYFFETEQEIKIDPILIESNELSNLIKNYPNEKINFEFQNEKLIIEGEDLSATIPLKQDPNFPDPIDTSKAQPKSINFNLIKQAIEKVISSSSQSSDSKMSGVNFKTKEKTLTIAATDGFRLAIFKINLDEEIDMNFTISKKCAQEVIKFDATVPISYQTQTHWVLSTHEKMLSVKKLNYEYPNYEKAIPSDNKYKFYINREDFIKKLIFTSSQSEIVKISLKDNTLNIQSSDSRIKTKTLIKSVEEVKDIEFLFKSSYLIDGLKIFDEEEVLFTYKDENKPITLENNINTTYITLPARPER
- the recF gene encoding DNA replication/repair protein RecF (All proteins in this family for which functions are known are DNA-binding proteins that assist the filamentation of RecA onto DNA for the initiation of recombination or recombinational repair.) is translated as MILEIHHFRNFEHNTFNLSKKNLIIGENASGKTNLLEAIYLTLRGKTKNNIPNQNLIQFSRESALIRNTVYGKRIEIMMNNKNKILKINDKKLNSSIKLWQYFKVFYINLFDSLLLSQEPKNKRKFLDEIIININPEKIKLYKDLKILNTQKNYVLKNKTDKELIKSYDIKLTQLSQEISNLREEVLNNVILNTKKLLKEESIQIKFYKSLESKEIKNKEIIEAKTKRNIINPSRDNFSVKIRNIDSSFLSTGEIKKFSLALHLAKISIFKEHNCVSLFDEINSFLDKANLDILLKWLQKIDGYVIVTSTSELDLENFDKIFL
- a CDS encoding DciA family protein encodes the protein MDKIDSIILNQIPKNLRQCFIIEKNWHEIVGLKLSKISKPIKLSNKTLVISTTHPIISREISLYSNIIIDRVKKKLNIAIENLKFKTSNFETNEEEEVKEKEKRQAVNINYPDFFIEIKDENIRKKVLNIYKTLKIKENKGNKGDE
- the gyrB gene encoding DNA topoisomerase (ATP-hydrolyzing) subunit B, with the translated sequence MNKLMKYTSKDIVVLEGMEAVRKRPGMYIGSIGIKGLLHLVYEVVDNSVDEFMAGYCKKISVTIHKSNYVTIEDDGRGIPTDIHEQTNKNALELVLTTLHAGGKFNDKVYKVSGGLHGVGVSVVNALSERFIATVYRDGKIFTQEFSRGNPVSEIKIIGESDKHGTKIKFLPDKEIFKDITWDTDELKARFQEIAFLNPGLEIVFSDERIGEKETFYDEKGILGFVEYLNKNSKPLYSPPIVIQGEYEEVYVDIALQHVDSTYENIICFANNIATKEGGSHLTAFKNSLTKLTNQYAKDKKILKEDENFQGEDIRSGLTAVISVKLKEPLFEGQTKTKLSSLEAKNAVEKLMEKFIIELESKPEVANMIIKSSLAAKEAREAAKKARDMVRKKHDFTSSISLPGKLALCSSKKPEECELFIVEGDSAGGSAKQGRDRRFQAILPLRGKILNVEKANIDKILANQEIKALAASIGLSFYEEDKPVSDWIKNLRFHKIIIMTDADVDGSHIRTLLLTLFFRYFRPLIETGKVFIAQPPLYMIRKGKERRYAMNDEELNDILSEIKSPDSIQRFKGLGEMTPSQLWDVAMNPEKRTILKVCIEDASEANRIFEILMGDNVEYRKAFIERYAREVKNLDV